A segment of the Streptomyces sp. L2 genome:
TGCTCCTCCGACTCCGGCGACGGCAAGGCGAAGGGGGACTCCGCGAGCTCGCAGAGCAGCACGGGCGGCAGCGGTTCGAAGCAGCCCTCGGCCTCGCCGTCCGTGCGGGCGGCCGCGTACAAGACGCTTCCCGAGGCGTGCTCGGTGCTGTCGAAGAAGTCCCTCACCGATCTGGTGCCCAAGGGTGTGAAGTCGGGCAAGGAGGGCGCGACGGACGATGTCGCCACGCGCGCCTCGTGCCACTGGAGCAGCCTGGACAACAACGGCGTCAAGGGCTCCCAGTTCCGCTGGCTGAACGTCTCCCTCCTCCGCTTCGACTCCGACACGGCCCGCGGTTCCGGCGAGAACCAGGCGCACGCCTACTACAGCCGGCAGGTCAAGGACGCCCAGAGCGTCGACGGGGCGAAGGGCGCCAAGTCGGAGCCGGTCTCCGGTGCGGGTGACGAGGCGACGGCGGTGCGCTACGACCTGAAGAAGAAGGAAGGCAAATTCAAGCAGCAGACGGTCGTGGCCCGGGTCGAGAACGTCGTCGTGACCCTGGACTACAACGGCGCCGGTCTCGCGGGCGAGAAGACCCCCGACGCGGACGACCTGACGAAGGCCGCCGAGAAGGCCGTCAAGGAGGTCGTGGAGTCGGTGAAGTCCGCCAACGGGCAGGGGGCGAAGCCGAGTTCGCCGGCCAAGTCCAGCGCGTCGCCCTCCAAGCCGGCGTCGAAGTCACCGTCCCCGAAGACGTCCGCGAAGGCCTCCGCCAAGGCATCGGCCAAGGCGACCCCTTCCAAGTCCGCCGCCAAGAAGAGCTGACCCAAGCTCCGGCCGACACCACGTTCGCCGCACACGTGTGCCACTCTGTTGCGCGCAACAACACGCAAGGGGAGGGGAGTACGAGTGGCCGGGCCACTGCAGCTGACCCGCTTGCACCGCGTTCTCATCGGCGTGGTGGTGAGCGGGGCCATGATCATCGCCGGTATCGGCTTCGCCGGCTCGTACGCGGCCGTCCGTGAGCTGGCCATCCAGAAGGGCTTCGGGAACTTCTCCTACGTGTTCCCGGTCGGCATCGACGCGGGCATCTGCGTCCTGCTCGCCCTCGACCTGCTCCTGACCTGGATCCGCATCCCCTTCCCGCTCCTGCGGCAGACGGCCTGGCTCCTCACGGCGGCGACGATCGCCTTCAACGGCGCCGCCGCCTGGCCCGACCCCCTCGGCGTCGGCATGCACGCCGTCATCCCCATCCTCTTCGTCGTCTCCGTCGAAGCGGCCCGCCACGCCATCGGCCGCATCGCCGACATCACCGCCGACAAACACATGGAAGGAGTCCGCCTCACCCGCTGGCTCCTCTCCCCCGTCCCCACCTTCCTGCTCTGGCGCCGCATGAAGCTCTGGGAACTGCGCTCCTACGACCAGGTCATCAAGCTGGAGCAGGAACGTCTCGTCTACCAGGCCCGCCTCCGCTCCCGCTTCGGCCGCGCCTGGCGCCGCAAAGCCCCCGTCGAATCCCTCATGCCCCTCCGCCTGGCCCGCTACGGCGTCCCCCTGGCGGAAACAGCCCCGGCTGGCCTGGCAGCGGCAGGCATCGAACCGCAAGTGATCCCGGCGATCGACGCCGCAGCCGCGGGCAATCGTGCCGCTGGGGCGGCACGGGTGGGCGCGGCAGCACCTCTCAGCGAGCAGCGCCCCCAACTCCCCGGCCAGCAGAACACCGGGCATCCCGTGAACCCCGGCCACCCGAACCCGGATGCCCCCGACGAGCAGAGCCCCTGGTTCCAGACCCCCCGCGAGATCGACTACCACGGCGGCTACGACCCCACCTTCGACCCGGCCCCCGAACCCCAGTACGCCCCCGAAGAGGAGTACGGCGACTGGTACGAGGGCTACGAGGACCAGGCACCCCCTCCGGAGGAGACCGGCAGCTTCCCCATCCCGGTCGGCCCCAACCGCACCCGCGAACTCGGCGAGGGCGGCGGCGTCCCGGAGCCGGACATGGACAGCTACTACCAGGTCTTCCGCCAGTCGATCACCGACAGCGGCGTGCCGACGCCGGGCCAGTTCCTCGACAACATAGAGGCCGAGTTCGGCATCTCCCTGCCCGAGCCCGAGGCCAAGCGCATGGTCCTGGACTTCACGGCCCGCCTGAACGCGGAGCTGGAGGAAGACCACATCGCCTGAGCGCGCGGACACGAAAAGGGGGCCCTCCGCCACGGAAGGCCCCCTTTCCCCGTGCCTGGGGGGTGTCGCGCCCTACTCCCCGAGCAGGGCCCGCACCCTCTCCTGCCCCACCGCGAGCAGCAGCGTGGGCAGGCGCGGGCCGGTGTCGCGGCCGACGAGCAGGTGGTACAGCAGGGCGAAGAACGTCCGCTGGGCCGTCTTGATCTCGGGCGGGAGCTCCTTGGGCGTGGCGTCGGCCGGGAAGCCGGCCTGGACCTTCGGGACGCCGTACACGAGGTGGGTCAGGCCGTCGAGCGACCAGTGCTCGGCGAGGCCGTCGAGCAGCAGCCGTACCGACTGCTGGGAGGGCTCGTCGAGGGACTTCAGCAGGTCGGTGTCGGGCTCGTCCCGCACGATGGTCCGCTGGTCGGCGGGTACGTGGTGGTTGATCCACGCCTCGGCCTTGTCGTAGCGGGGCCGGACCTCGGCGAGGGAGGCGAGCGGCTGCTCCGGGTCCAGCTCGGAGAGGATCCGCAGCGCCTGGTCCTCGTGGCCGGCGGTGATGTCGGCGACGGAGGCGAGCGTGCGGTACGGCATCGGGCGGGGCGTCTTCGGCAGCTCGCCGGCGGCCGTGCCGACGGCACGCGTGTACGCGGCGACGTCACCCGGCAGGGCGGAGCCTCCCCCAGTGCTTGATGCCTGGGAGGTGCCCCCAGCGACCTTCCCCACCAGCTTGTCCCACTCGTCGTAGAGCCGCTGGATCTCCTGGTCGAAGGCGATCTTGAAGGACTGGTTGGGCCGGCGGCGGGCGTACAGCCAGCGCAGGATCTGCGGCTCCATGATCTTTAGCGCGTCCCCGGGGGTGGGGACGCCGCCGCGCGACGACGACATCTTGGCCATGCCGCTGATGCCCACGAACGCGTACATCGGGCCGATGGGCTGCTTGCCGTCGAAGATCCCGACGATCTGCCCGCCGACCTGGAAGGAGGAGCCGGGCGAGGAGTGGTCGACACCGGAGGGCTCGAAGATCACACCCTCGTAGGCCCAGCGCATCGGCCAGTCGACCTTCCAGACCAGCTTGCCGCGGTTGAACTCGGTCAGCCGGACGGTCTCGGTGAAGCCGCAGGCGGTGCAGGTGTACGACAGCTCGGTGGTGTCGTCGTCGTACGAGGTGACGGTGGTCAGGTCCTTCTCGCAGTTGCCGCAGTACGGCTTGTACGGGAAGTACCCGGCCGTGGAGCTGCCGTCGTCCTCGGACGCGGCGCCCGAACCCTCGGCGGCCTCCAGCTCGGCCTCGTCGACCGGCTTCTGCTGCTGCTTCTTCGCCGGTGCCTTCTTGGTGCGGTACTGGGCGAGGATCGCGTCGATGTCACCGCGGTGCTTCATCGCGTGCAGGACCTGCTCGCGGTAGGCGCCCGAGGTGTACTGCGCGGTCTGGCTGATGCCGTCGAACTCCACGCCCAGCTCGGCCAGCGACTCGGTCATCGCGGCCTTGAAGTGCTCGGCCCAGTTCGGGTACGCCGAGCCCTTGGGGGCGGGCACGGAGGTCAGCGGCTTGCCGATGTGCTCGGCCCAGGACTCGTCGACGCCGGGGACGCCCGCGGGGACCTTGCGGTAGCGGTCGTAGTCGTCCCAGGAGATCAGGTGGCGGACCTGGTGTCCGCGGCGGCGGACCTCGTCGGCGACCAGGTGCGGGGTCATCACCTCGCGCAGGTTGCCCAGGTGGATCGGTCCGGACGGGGACAGCCCGGACGCCACGACGACGGGTTTGCCCGGGGCTCGGCGCTCCGACTCCTCGATGACGTCATCCGCGAAACGGGAGACCCAGTCGGCGGTCTCGGTGCTCTGAGCCACGATCGGCACGTCCTTCTTTCTGAACGCTGAACGCTTCGGAAACTGGTGACGGTCCCATTCTCCCAGACCACCCCGTGACCGGGAAAACCGCTTTGCCCCCCGTGGGATACTGGCCGGGTCTATCCATCCCCACGAGGAGAACGGCACCCCTTCCTATGGCCTCGGTCACGTCCCTCAGCGATTCCGTCCAGCAGCGCCTCGCGTCCGCCCTCTCGGCCACCCTGCCGGAGGCCGCCGACGCCGACCCGCTGCTGCGACGTAGCGACCGGGCGGACTTCCAGGCCAACGGGATCCTGGCGCTCGCCAAGAAGGCCAAGGCGAACCCGCGGGAACTGGCGGCCCAGGTCGTGGCGCGGGTGGAGTCGGGTGACGTGATCCGGGAGATCGAGGTCTCCGGCCCGGGCTTCCTCAACCTGACGATCGCCGACCGGGCGATCACGGCGAACCTGGCCGCGCGGTACGCGGACGACACCGGCCGGCTCGGTGTGCCGTTCGCGGCGGACCCGGGCACGACGGTGATCGACTACGCGCAGCCGAACGTGGCGAAGGAGATGCACGTCGGTCACCTCCGCTCGGCGGTGATCGGTGACGCGGTCGTACAGCTGCTGGAGTTCACCGGCGAGACGGTCGTGCGCCGGCACCACATCGGCGACTGGGGCACCCAGTTCGGCATGCTCATCCAGTACCTGGACGAGCACCCGCACGAGCTGGACCACAAGGCGTCCGGCGCGGTGAGCGGCGAGGAGGCGATGTCGAACCTCGACCGCCTCTACAAGGCCGCGCGCCGCCTGTTCGACTCCGACGAGGAGTTCAAGACGCGGGCCAGGCGCCGGGTGGTCGACCTCCAGGCGGGTGAGCCGAAGACCCTCGCGATGTGGCAGAAGTTCGTCGACGAGTCGAAGATCTACTTCTTCTCCGTCTTCGAGAAGCTGGACATGGAGATCCGGGACCCCGACATCGTCGGCGAGTCCGGCTACAACGACATGCTGGCCGAGACGTGCCGCCTGCTGGAGGAGTCCGGTGTCGCGGTCCGCTCCGAGGGCGCGCTGTGCGTCTTCTTCGACGACATCAAGGGCCCGGAGGGCAACCCGGTCCCGCTGATCGTCCAGAAGTCCGACGGCGGCTACGGCTACGCGGCCACCGACCTCTCCGCGATCCGCGACCGCGTCTTCAACCTGAAGGCCAACACGCTGCTCTACGTCGTGGACGCCCGCCAGGCCCTGCACTTCCGGATGGTCTTCGAGACCGCCCGCCGGGCCGGCTGGCTGAACGACGACGTGACGGCGTTCCAGCTGGCGTTCGGCACGGTCCTCGGCAAGGACGGCAAGCCGTTCAAGACGCGTGAGGGCGAGACGGTCAAGCTGGTCGACCTCCTCGACGAGGCGATCGACCGCGCGTCGGCCGTCGTCCGGGAGAAGGCACAGGACCTGTCGGAGGCGGAGATCGCCGAGCGGGGCACCCAGGTGGGCATCGGCGCGGTGAAGTACGCGGACCTGTCGACGTCCGCGAACCGCGACTACAAGTTCGACCTGGACCAGATGGTCTCCCTCCACGGCGACACGTCCGTGTACCTCCAGTACGCGTACGCCCGCATCCAGTCCATCCTGCGCAAGGCCGGTGAGGTACGGCCCGCCGCGCACCCGGAGCTGGAACTGCACGAGGCGGAGCGCGCGCTCGGCCTGCACGCTGACTCCTTCGCGGAGACGGTCGCGGAGGCGGCGACGGACTACGCCCCGCACAAGC
Coding sequences within it:
- a CDS encoding DUF3558 family protein, which translates into the protein MQRAAQRADRPHAQRARRLRRALVCAVAVPAVLITAACSSDSGDGKAKGDSASSQSSTGGSGSKQPSASPSVRAAAYKTLPEACSVLSKKSLTDLVPKGVKSGKEGATDDVATRASCHWSSLDNNGVKGSQFRWLNVSLLRFDSDTARGSGENQAHAYYSRQVKDAQSVDGAKGAKSEPVSGAGDEATAVRYDLKKKEGKFKQQTVVARVENVVVTLDYNGAGLAGEKTPDADDLTKAAEKAVKEVVESVKSANGQGAKPSSPAKSSASPSKPASKSPSPKTSAKASAKASAKATPSKSAAKKS
- a CDS encoding DUF2637 domain-containing protein encodes the protein MAGPLQLTRLHRVLIGVVVSGAMIIAGIGFAGSYAAVRELAIQKGFGNFSYVFPVGIDAGICVLLALDLLLTWIRIPFPLLRQTAWLLTAATIAFNGAAAWPDPLGVGMHAVIPILFVVSVEAARHAIGRIADITADKHMEGVRLTRWLLSPVPTFLLWRRMKLWELRSYDQVIKLEQERLVYQARLRSRFGRAWRRKAPVESLMPLRLARYGVPLAETAPAGLAAAGIEPQVIPAIDAAAAGNRAAGAARVGAAAPLSEQRPQLPGQQNTGHPVNPGHPNPDAPDEQSPWFQTPREIDYHGGYDPTFDPAPEPQYAPEEEYGDWYEGYEDQAPPPEETGSFPIPVGPNRTRELGEGGGVPEPDMDSYYQVFRQSITDSGVPTPGQFLDNIEAEFGISLPEPEAKRMVLDFTARLNAELEEDHIA
- the argS gene encoding arginine--tRNA ligase, translating into MASVTSLSDSVQQRLASALSATLPEAADADPLLRRSDRADFQANGILALAKKAKANPRELAAQVVARVESGDVIREIEVSGPGFLNLTIADRAITANLAARYADDTGRLGVPFAADPGTTVIDYAQPNVAKEMHVGHLRSAVIGDAVVQLLEFTGETVVRRHHIGDWGTQFGMLIQYLDEHPHELDHKASGAVSGEEAMSNLDRLYKAARRLFDSDEEFKTRARRRVVDLQAGEPKTLAMWQKFVDESKIYFFSVFEKLDMEIRDPDIVGESGYNDMLAETCRLLEESGVAVRSEGALCVFFDDIKGPEGNPVPLIVQKSDGGYGYAATDLSAIRDRVFNLKANTLLYVVDARQALHFRMVFETARRAGWLNDDVTAFQLAFGTVLGKDGKPFKTREGETVKLVDLLDEAIDRASAVVREKAQDLSEAEIAERGTQVGIGAVKYADLSTSANRDYKFDLDQMVSLHGDTSVYLQYAYARIQSILRKAGEVRPAAHPELELHEAERALGLHADSFAETVAEAATDYAPHKLAAYLYQLASLYTSFYDKCPVLKAETPAQVENRLFLCDVTARTLQRGMALLGIRTPEKL
- the lysS gene encoding lysine--tRNA ligase; protein product: MPIVAQSTETADWVSRFADDVIEESERRAPGKPVVVASGLSPSGPIHLGNLREVMTPHLVADEVRRRGHQVRHLISWDDYDRYRKVPAGVPGVDESWAEHIGKPLTSVPAPKGSAYPNWAEHFKAAMTESLAELGVEFDGISQTAQYTSGAYREQVLHAMKHRGDIDAILAQYRTKKAPAKKQQQKPVDEAELEAAEGSGAASEDDGSSTAGYFPYKPYCGNCEKDLTTVTSYDDDTTELSYTCTACGFTETVRLTEFNRGKLVWKVDWPMRWAYEGVIFEPSGVDHSSPGSSFQVGGQIVGIFDGKQPIGPMYAFVGISGMAKMSSSRGGVPTPGDALKIMEPQILRWLYARRRPNQSFKIAFDQEIQRLYDEWDKLVGKVAGGTSQASSTGGGSALPGDVAAYTRAVGTAAGELPKTPRPMPYRTLASVADITAGHEDQALRILSELDPEQPLASLAEVRPRYDKAEAWINHHVPADQRTIVRDEPDTDLLKSLDEPSQQSVRLLLDGLAEHWSLDGLTHLVYGVPKVQAGFPADATPKELPPEIKTAQRTFFALLYHLLVGRDTGPRLPTLLLAVGQERVRALLGE